A stretch of the Porifericola rhodea genome encodes the following:
- a CDS encoding gamma-glutamyltransferase family protein produces MNKLLALALLFAILACSSEQETVSEYSSLDSTQSQSAQAAHAMVSSAHPLATGAGLHMLERGGNAVDAAVATAFTLSVVEPSMSGLGGRLQAIVHLPSGEVRGVDATTQAPLSYDAETAPEGKYGYPAIGIPGVVAGLCKLQREYGVLPLIKVMEPAIHYAREGFKLLPGESTRHALAIDQLHEFEGSRRYYLKNDSSTYEAGELLIQQDLASTLEAIAEQGEQAFYQGSIAQRIIADIQANGGVLNLDDLSKYEARDADVLKSSYQGHDLYALSMPSYGAITLEILNILEQLEVDNNNEVEWATAMYLAIERAYQDRKKQSADSIPILISKAYARQAAQEILSEATISKLQPDKVPDSWLAEEGHTTHLSVADSSGMMIALTQSLGPNMGSKVASPGLGFLYAVTLGGYLGDFEPGERAASHISPIIITKNNKPYMALGAAGGSKIVSAVSSVTSRIIDQKLNLADALAAPRVHPDDADSVLVETHQGEGWQDEVLEALLAKGYLLHEVPEVAKFGRVHAVMYEAESGQFIGAADPDWEGTAAGL; encoded by the coding sequence ATGAATAAGTTATTAGCCTTAGCCCTTCTGTTTGCTATACTGGCCTGTAGTAGCGAGCAGGAGACTGTATCTGAATACAGCAGTCTGGATAGCACCCAGAGCCAATCTGCACAGGCGGCACATGCTATGGTTTCCAGCGCACACCCCTTGGCTACAGGTGCCGGCCTTCATATGCTGGAAAGGGGTGGCAATGCCGTAGACGCAGCAGTGGCCACTGCATTTACCCTTTCAGTAGTAGAGCCAAGCATGAGCGGACTGGGAGGAAGGTTACAGGCGATTGTACACCTGCCAAGTGGAGAGGTTCGTGGTGTAGACGCTACTACTCAGGCTCCACTATCTTACGATGCTGAAACTGCTCCTGAAGGCAAATACGGCTATCCTGCCATTGGAATACCGGGCGTAGTAGCTGGTCTTTGCAAGCTGCAAAGAGAGTATGGTGTACTTCCTTTAATTAAGGTGATGGAGCCGGCTATACATTATGCACGTGAAGGTTTCAAGCTCTTACCCGGTGAATCCACCCGTCATGCGCTGGCTATAGATCAGCTACACGAATTTGAAGGAAGCCGTAGGTATTATCTGAAAAATGATAGCAGCACCTACGAGGCTGGCGAACTACTGATACAGCAGGATTTGGCCAGCACTTTGGAGGCCATTGCAGAACAAGGTGAGCAGGCATTTTATCAGGGTAGCATTGCCCAAAGGATAATTGCCGACATACAGGCAAATGGAGGGGTGCTGAACCTGGACGATCTGTCTAAATACGAAGCTCGTGACGCTGATGTGTTAAAAAGCAGTTATCAGGGGCATGATCTGTATGCGCTATCTATGCCTTCTTATGGCGCCATTACTTTAGAAATTCTGAACATACTAGAGCAACTGGAAGTTGACAACAACAACGAAGTGGAGTGGGCTACTGCTATGTATCTGGCTATTGAGAGAGCTTATCAGGACAGAAAAAAGCAGAGTGCGGACTCCATTCCTATCCTGATCTCTAAAGCCTACGCCCGACAGGCTGCCCAGGAGATTTTGAGCGAAGCTACAATAAGCAAGCTTCAGCCTGACAAAGTGCCAGACAGCTGGCTTGCTGAAGAGGGGCATACAACTCACTTAAGCGTAGCTGATAGCAGCGGTATGATGATTGCCCTAACACAATCTTTAGGACCAAACATGGGTTCTAAGGTAGCTAGTCCGGGTTTAGGCTTTTTGTATGCGGTAACTCTGGGCGGATACTTAGGTGATTTTGAACCCGGAGAGCGTGCCGCTTCTCACATATCACCTATCATCATTACAAAAAACAATAAGCCTTATATGGCGCTGGGAGCTGCCGGAGGCTCTAAAATTGTTTCGGCTGTAAGCTCGGTAACCAGCCGTATAATTGATCAGAAACTGAACTTAGCAGACGCATTAGCAGCTCCCCGCGTGCATCCTGATGATGCAGACAGTGTACTGGTAGAAACGCACCAGGGTGAAGGCTGGCAAGATGAAGTACTTGAAGCCCTGCTGGCAAAAGGCTACCTGCTTCATGAAGTACCTGAAGTCGCTAAATTCGGCAGAGTTCATGCCGTCATGTATGAGGCAGAAAGCGGTCAGTTTATTGGCGCTGCTGACCCAGACTGGGAAGGTACTGCAGCTGGCCTATAA
- a CDS encoding VCBS repeat-containing protein, translated as MKKYRLLSYVLLFSCGAVITFCNRLLPDDQLFEQLSSDDTGILFSNTITENDSINVLNYYYCYNGGGVGIGDFNQDGWEDIFFTANMNSSQLYLNRGNFKFKDVTLNAGVSTQQWVTGVSVVDINADDRLDIYLNVAGPIAEKRYPNLLFVNQGNDAAGVPLFKEQAAAYGLADPSYSVQSVFLDYDRDGDLDMYLMTNTVNFIDKSYVHDKNYPITEGKTVDKLYENIGFSDSLQHPLYVEVSEKAGIIHEGYGLGLAVDDLNGDDWPDIYVANDFMPNDLVYINQQDGTFKDISELSQRHQSYNGMGVDICDVNNDLLPDVMVVDMLPEYNERRKTTIAEMNYERFRRELGAGYVPQFMRNTLQLNRGNDADGVTHFADVSQLSGVHATDWSWSPLIADFDNDGLRDIYITNGFVKDVTNLDFGRYLASSSMFGTDVHKKEKKRELARQLKSVKVSNYLYRNQGELSYQDKSDAWGVSTPSFSNGAAYADLDKDGDLDLVVNNINEEAFIFKNLSEKREEKTHSIRLKLKGEKYNKAGIGAKIYVYYSGGKQYYYYMPTRGYLSSMHTPVHIGLGKYHTADSIRVVWPDGKYHIFKNVQADKDLLIDYQKANIPEDSKPLGASQPIFVQVNDSCKVQYTHHENNYIDFNAEPLLPKMYSRAGPAVVAAQVDDKPGIDFIVGGAKGQPVTLFLQNQDASFSEYNILEEDVEYEDMGMLLFDYDLDGDNDLYVVSGGSEYSPAALEYQDRLYKNDGRGNFSPASGVLPTISSSGSCVSGADYDKDGDIDLFVGGRYSPAAYPKAPRSYLLQNNTRNFKDISHTAEGLGHIGMVSDAVWTDFNNDSWIDLIVVGEWMPVTFFQNQNGTLVNVTESLDLEDTYGWWNSIHAVDLDLDGDMDYVLGNAGTNIDYAPKADQPLNVYAYDFDANGKSDPLMARYLPNFANEDKLYPFHSRDDLFRQLVSLKKNYQDYEAYAQAEIGEVIPRSLLNRADKYTATRFESSILINKGNGQFDMRALPTEAQFSAVLGILSGDYNQDGYPDLLLTGNSYVNEVLYGWQDASLGLLLLGDGDLKFKAAAPPESGLFLKGDTRGLANLYDLKSRQVILSPVNGDSLVLLSSTLSEGKKLVRAQPQDAYALLTFKDGRISKQELTYGSAYLDQAERCITISDKIKSVQIVDYKGNRRELNF; from the coding sequence ATGAAAAAATACCGGCTATTATCGTATGTATTGCTGTTTTCTTGTGGAGCTGTTATAACTTTTTGTAACAGGCTCTTACCTGACGACCAATTGTTTGAACAACTCTCCAGCGATGATACCGGTATTCTTTTTTCTAATACTATCACTGAGAATGATAGTATTAATGTTTTGAATTATTACTACTGCTATAATGGAGGCGGAGTAGGTATTGGTGATTTTAATCAGGATGGGTGGGAGGATATTTTTTTTACTGCTAACATGAATAGCTCTCAGCTTTACCTAAATCGAGGAAACTTCAAATTTAAAGATGTAACTCTTAATGCTGGAGTAAGCACTCAGCAATGGGTTACCGGCGTGTCAGTAGTAGATATTAATGCGGATGACCGTTTGGATATATATTTGAATGTAGCAGGGCCAATAGCAGAAAAACGTTACCCAAATTTACTATTTGTTAACCAAGGTAATGATGCTGCCGGAGTACCACTTTTTAAGGAGCAGGCTGCTGCTTATGGGTTGGCAGACCCCTCATATAGTGTGCAATCCGTGTTCTTAGACTATGATCGTGATGGAGATCTGGACATGTACCTGATGACCAATACTGTCAATTTTATAGATAAGAGCTATGTACATGACAAAAACTACCCTATTACTGAAGGCAAAACAGTAGACAAGCTTTATGAAAATATAGGTTTCAGTGATTCATTGCAACACCCCCTGTATGTGGAAGTGTCTGAGAAAGCAGGCATTATTCACGAGGGGTATGGTCTGGGCTTAGCAGTAGACGACCTTAATGGTGATGATTGGCCAGATATATATGTTGCAAATGATTTTATGCCCAACGACTTGGTGTATATCAATCAGCAAGATGGAACTTTCAAAGATATATCAGAGCTAAGTCAGCGGCATCAAAGCTATAATGGCATGGGTGTAGATATATGCGATGTTAATAATGATCTTCTGCCCGATGTTATGGTAGTAGATATGCTCCCGGAATACAATGAAAGGCGTAAAACTACCATTGCAGAAATGAATTATGAGCGCTTCAGAAGAGAGCTGGGAGCTGGCTACGTGCCCCAGTTTATGCGCAATACATTACAGCTCAACCGGGGAAATGATGCTGATGGGGTAACGCATTTTGCTGATGTCAGCCAGTTAAGCGGGGTACATGCAACCGATTGGAGCTGGTCTCCGCTAATTGCAGATTTTGACAACGATGGCCTGCGCGATATTTATATTACTAATGGCTTCGTAAAAGATGTTACCAATCTGGATTTTGGTCGTTATCTAGCATCTTCTAGCATGTTTGGTACCGATGTTCATAAAAAAGAGAAGAAAAGAGAACTGGCGCGCCAACTCAAGAGTGTAAAAGTCTCAAACTATCTCTACCGTAATCAGGGAGAACTGTCTTATCAAGACAAGTCAGACGCCTGGGGAGTAAGCACGCCTTCCTTTTCTAATGGTGCGGCATATGCAGACCTTGATAAGGATGGTGATCTGGATTTGGTCGTTAACAACATTAATGAAGAAGCTTTTATCTTTAAAAACCTCAGTGAAAAGAGAGAGGAGAAAACTCATTCAATAAGACTGAAACTCAAAGGGGAAAAATATAATAAGGCAGGTATAGGTGCAAAAATATATGTATACTATTCGGGGGGTAAACAATACTATTATTACATGCCCACAAGAGGCTATCTTTCCAGTATGCATACACCTGTTCACATTGGGCTTGGTAAATATCATACTGCAGATTCCATAAGAGTTGTGTGGCCAGATGGTAAATATCACATATTCAAAAATGTACAGGCAGATAAGGATCTTCTTATTGATTATCAGAAAGCGAATATCCCTGAAGATTCTAAGCCTTTGGGTGCTTCTCAACCCATCTTCGTCCAGGTAAACGATTCCTGTAAAGTACAATATACCCATCATGAAAATAATTACATAGACTTTAACGCTGAGCCTTTATTACCGAAAATGTATTCACGCGCCGGCCCGGCAGTGGTAGCAGCACAAGTAGATGATAAGCCTGGAATTGATTTTATAGTTGGAGGAGCCAAAGGACAGCCAGTCACTTTATTCCTTCAAAATCAGGATGCTTCATTTAGTGAATATAACATATTGGAAGAGGATGTAGAGTATGAAGATATGGGTATGCTGCTGTTTGACTATGACCTGGATGGTGATAATGATTTGTATGTAGTAAGTGGAGGAAGCGAATATAGTCCTGCTGCACTGGAGTATCAGGATAGGTTATATAAAAACGATGGCAGAGGCAACTTCAGCCCTGCTTCAGGAGTGCTGCCGACTATCTCGTCTAGCGGAAGCTGTGTAAGTGGAGCTGACTATGATAAAGATGGAGATATTGATCTTTTTGTAGGAGGGAGGTATTCACCTGCCGCCTACCCAAAAGCACCTCGGAGTTACTTGCTGCAAAATAATACCAGAAATTTTAAAGATATTAGCCATACAGCAGAGGGGCTTGGTCATATAGGTATGGTAAGTGATGCAGTCTGGACTGACTTTAATAACGACTCCTGGATAGACCTGATTGTAGTAGGTGAGTGGATGCCTGTCACCTTTTTTCAAAACCAGAACGGAACTTTAGTCAATGTTACTGAAAGCCTTGATTTGGAGGACACTTACGGGTGGTGGAATAGTATACATGCAGTTGATCTTGACCTGGATGGGGATATGGATTATGTGTTGGGCAATGCAGGTACAAACATAGATTACGCTCCCAAAGCTGATCAGCCACTTAATGTCTATGCTTATGATTTTGACGCAAACGGAAAGTCTGACCCCTTAATGGCAAGATATTTACCCAATTTTGCGAACGAAGACAAGCTATACCCCTTTCATAGTCGCGATGATCTGTTTCGTCAGCTTGTATCCTTAAAAAAGAACTATCAGGACTATGAAGCCTATGCACAGGCAGAAATCGGTGAGGTAATCCCCCGCTCATTGCTCAACCGGGCTGATAAGTATACTGCTACCCGTTTTGAGAGTAGTATATTAATCAATAAGGGTAACGGACAGTTTGATATGAGAGCCTTACCTACAGAAGCACAGTTTTCTGCTGTATTAGGTATTCTAAGTGGAGATTATAATCAGGATGGCTATCCAGATTTATTACTGACAGGCAATTCTTATGTAAACGAAGTTTTATATGGCTGGCAGGATGCTTCTCTGGGGCTGTTGCTATTGGGAGATGGAGATTTAAAATTTAAAGCTGCCGCTCCGCCCGAAAGTGGACTTTTTCTGAAAGGAGATACCCGGGGATTAGCCAATCTGTACGATTTAAAGTCTAGACAGGTTATTCTCTCTCCTGTCAATGGAGATAGTCTGGTGCTACTTAGTAGTACATTATCAGAAGGCAAAAAATTAGTTAGAGCACAGCCGCAAGATGCATATGCACTATTAACATTTAAAGACGGCAGAATAAGTAAACAAGAGCTTACATATGGCTCTGCCTATCTTGATCAGGCAGAAAGGTGTATAACTATCTCGGATAAGATAAAATCAGTACAAATCGTAGATTATAAAGGAAATAGGCGAGAGCTCAACTTTTGA
- a CDS encoding DUF1501 domain-containing protein: MKKDTSNQSRRQFLSKASLGFGSIALSSLINPFPSIGKSLVAPRNGGIVGQGHFPAKAKRVIYLFQSGGPSQIETFDYKPALKKWHGKEIPDSVRGTQRNSGMVANQSTFPLVQSIFDFKQYGQSGAWVSELMPYTSKIVDELCIIRSVYTDAINHEPAVMFVQTGSQQSGRPSIGSWMSYGLGSSNQNLPNFVVLVSKGGGAQPLSSSAWGNGFLPSHHQGVQFRSGKDPVLYLNNPYGIHQHDRRRALDYINEMNRIQQEISGDPEIDSKIQQYEMAFRMQSSVPDAVDLSNEPEYIYKLYGEDARKPGTYAANCLLARKLAEKNVNFIQLYHMGWDQHGNLPGGISRQAKDTDQATAALIMDLKQRGLLEDTLVVWGGEFGRTSFSQGRLTKGNYGRDHHPGCFSMWMAGAGVKPGIVYGQTDEFSYNVVQNPVHVHDFQATLLHLLGIDHERLTYKYQGRRFRLTDVHGEVVKGILS, encoded by the coding sequence ATGAAAAAAGATACATCTAACCAAAGCAGAAGGCAGTTTTTGAGCAAAGCTTCTTTAGGTTTTGGCTCCATAGCCCTCTCTTCTTTAATTAATCCTTTCCCTTCTATCGGAAAAAGTTTGGTAGCACCGCGTAATGGAGGAATAGTAGGTCAGGGGCATTTCCCCGCAAAAGCTAAACGGGTCATTTACCTCTTCCAGAGCGGAGGTCCTTCGCAGATTGAGACTTTTGATTATAAACCGGCACTTAAAAAGTGGCATGGCAAAGAGATACCCGACTCAGTGAGGGGGACACAGCGTAATTCTGGCATGGTGGCCAATCAGTCTACTTTTCCTCTGGTGCAGTCTATTTTTGACTTTAAGCAGTATGGGCAGTCAGGGGCCTGGGTGAGCGAATTAATGCCTTATACATCTAAAATTGTAGATGAGCTTTGTATCATACGCTCAGTATATACCGATGCGATTAATCACGAACCCGCAGTAATGTTCGTACAAACCGGTTCACAACAAAGTGGCCGTCCTTCTATTGGCTCCTGGATGAGCTATGGACTGGGCAGTAGCAATCAGAACCTTCCTAACTTTGTAGTGCTGGTCTCTAAAGGTGGAGGTGCCCAGCCTCTCAGCTCTTCTGCCTGGGGAAATGGTTTTCTGCCATCCCACCATCAGGGGGTACAGTTTAGATCGGGTAAAGACCCCGTGCTCTACCTCAACAATCCTTATGGCATACACCAGCATGACCGTAGGCGCGCACTGGACTACATCAACGAGATGAACCGTATACAGCAGGAAATAAGCGGCGACCCAGAAATTGACTCTAAAATACAGCAGTACGAAATGGCTTTCAGGATGCAAAGTTCAGTGCCTGATGCGGTAGACCTCTCCAATGAGCCAGAGTATATCTATAAACTATATGGTGAAGACGCTCGCAAACCTGGTACTTATGCAGCCAATTGCCTGCTTGCCCGTAAGCTGGCAGAAAAAAATGTCAACTTTATTCAGCTGTACCACATGGGCTGGGACCAGCACGGTAACCTGCCTGGGGGTATTAGCCGACAAGCCAAAGATACCGATCAGGCCACTGCTGCCCTTATTATGGACCTTAAACAGAGAGGATTGCTGGAAGATACCCTGGTAGTTTGGGGCGGAGAGTTTGGCCGAACCAGCTTCTCCCAGGGGCGCCTGACCAAAGGAAATTACGGACGCGATCACCATCCGGGCTGTTTCAGTATGTGGATGGCAGGGGCGGGAGTGAAACCCGGAATCGTGTACGGTCAGACTGATGAGTTTAGCTATAATGTTGTACAAAACCCTGTGCATGTGCATGATTTTCAGGCAACATTACTACACCTTTTAGGCATAGATCATGAGCGCCTGACTTATAAATACCAGGGGCGCCGCTTCCGCCTTACTGATGTGCATGGCGAAGTAGTTAAAGGAATTTTAAGTTAG
- a CDS encoding L-fuconate dehydratase yields the protein MGVKNLIITDVKVRDIRFPTSRDLDGSDAMNPDPDYSAAYVILETNQPGLEGHGLTFTIGRGNELCVAAIEALSYLIINKPVEELSCDMAGFWRMITGDSQLRWLGPEKGVIHLATGAIVNAVWDLYAKAEGKPLWKLISDMSAEELVACVDFTYLTDVITPEEALAMLKEKEAGKAERIAYLQEHGYPAYTTSAGWLGYSEEKIRKLCREAKAAGWKYIKMKVGSNLEDDLRRAAIIREEIGNDIRLMMDANQKWDVQEAIKNMKILARHKPWFIEEPTSPDDVLGHKTIREAIAPVKVATGEHCQNRVIFKQLLQSRAIDICQIDSCRVGGVNEILGILLMAAKFNVPVCPHAGGVGLCEYVQHLSMIDYIMISGSLENRIIEYVDHLHEHFLDPVVIKNAAYMPPKLPGYSISMKPASMEAYQYPEGKIWQEELVKA from the coding sequence ATGGGGGTTAAAAACCTGATTATTACTGATGTGAAAGTAAGGGATATTCGTTTCCCTACCAGTCGCGACCTGGATGGTTCAGATGCTATGAACCCGGATCCAGACTACTCAGCTGCTTATGTAATTCTGGAAACCAATCAGCCAGGTCTGGAAGGTCACGGGCTTACCTTTACCATCGGCAGGGGAAATGAGCTATGTGTAGCGGCCATAGAAGCACTATCATATCTGATTATCAATAAGCCTGTAGAAGAGCTTAGTTGCGATATGGCGGGCTTTTGGCGTATGATAACCGGCGATAGCCAGTTACGTTGGCTGGGGCCAGAAAAGGGGGTTATTCACCTGGCCACCGGTGCAATTGTTAATGCGGTTTGGGATTTGTATGCCAAAGCAGAAGGAAAACCCCTTTGGAAACTGATTAGCGATATGAGTGCTGAAGAATTGGTGGCCTGTGTTGATTTTACCTACCTCACCGACGTAATTACGCCCGAAGAGGCCCTGGCTATGCTTAAAGAAAAGGAAGCGGGCAAAGCCGAGCGAATCGCTTATTTGCAGGAGCATGGCTATCCGGCATACACCACTTCCGCCGGTTGGCTGGGCTATTCAGAAGAAAAAATAAGGAAGCTGTGCCGCGAAGCCAAGGCAGCAGGCTGGAAGTACATCAAAATGAAGGTTGGAAGTAACCTGGAGGATGATCTGCGCAGAGCAGCAATTATACGAGAGGAGATAGGCAATGATATTCGCCTGATGATGGATGCTAACCAGAAATGGGATGTGCAGGAAGCTATCAAAAACATGAAGATACTTGCCCGACACAAGCCCTGGTTTATAGAAGAGCCTACCAGCCCCGATGATGTGCTGGGGCACAAAACTATACGAGAAGCTATTGCTCCGGTAAAAGTAGCTACGGGTGAGCATTGCCAGAACCGGGTAATATTTAAACAGCTGCTACAAAGTAGGGCTATAGATATTTGCCAGATAGACAGTTGCAGGGTAGGGGGTGTTAATGAGATTTTGGGCATCCTACTTATGGCTGCCAAGTTCAATGTGCCTGTATGTCCACATGCTGGAGGGGTAGGGCTTTGCGAGTACGTGCAGCACCTTTCCATGATTGACTACATTATGATCAGCGGCTCTTTGGAAAACCGTATTATAGAATATGTAGATCATTTGCATGAGCATTTTCTGGATCCGGTGGTAATCAAAAACGCTGCTTATATGCCACCTAAGCTACCAGGCTATAGCATTAGCATGAAACCCGCTTCTATGGAAGCCTATCAGTACCCCGAAGGTAAAATCTGGCAGGAAGAACTGGTCAAAGCTTAA